A stretch of Phragmites australis chromosome 12, lpPhrAust1.1, whole genome shotgun sequence DNA encodes these proteins:
- the LOC133887176 gene encoding uncharacterized protein LOC133887176, producing the protein MRKKGRAVPEWLNSPLWSAPPPAPAPPDPYGADLAPPPPPKPPTPQSPAPPVPPPPSYAEAVGEGRGGEEDGGRGEAVLRAHLLADFKAALLKKVVNIGELRRLTCLGVPDGGAGVRPIVWKLLLGYLPIDHALWSFELQKRWSQYSAYKEEFLLNPSEKLWRIEESKLSRKKELNTERIGVLPRSEVTNEEHPLSYGKSSLWNQYFQESDIQEQIDRDVKRTHPDMPFFSAKSNQESLRRILVIFSKLNPSIRYVQGMNEVLAPLFYVFKNDPDSSNSASAEADTYFCFVELLSGFRDNYCKHLDNSSVGIRSTLSKLSQLLKRHDEELWRHMEVTTKVYPQYYAFRWITLLLTMEFSFNVCLHIWDAILGDPEGPPDTLLRICCAMLILVRKRLLAGDFTANMQLLQHYPATNIDHLLHIANRLRGTVAS; encoded by the exons ATGCGGAAGAAGGGGAGGGCGGTGCCGGAATGGCTCAACAGCCCGCTCTGGTCGGCgcccccgccggcgccggcgccaccgGACCCCTACGGCGCCGACCTCGCCCCGCCACCGCCCCCCAAACCCCCGACGCCGCAGTCGCCTGCTCCTCCCGTGCCTCCACCGCCGTCCTACGCGGAGGCGGTGGGGGAGGGCAGAGgtggggaggaggatggcggcCGCGGGGAGGCGGTCCTGCGGGCGCACCTGCTCGCTGACTTCAAGGCCGCG CTGTTGAAGAAGGTGGTTAACATAGGGGAGCTAAGGAGGCTCACCTGCCTCGGCgtgccggacggcggcgccggcgtccGACCCATCGTCTGGAAG CTTCTCTTGGGATATTTGCCAATTGATCATGCTTTATGGTCTTTTGAGTTGCAAAAAAGGTGGAGCCAGTATAGTGCATATAAagaagagtttcttctaaatcCT TCAGAAAAACTATGGAGAATCGAGGAATCAAAGCTGTCAAGAAAGAAAGAGTTAAATACTGAGAGGATTGGCGTGCTCCCAAGATCAGAAGTTACTAATGAAGAGCACCCTTTAAGCTATGGTAAATCTAGCTTGTGGAACCAATACTTTCAG GAATCAGATATACAAGAACAGATAGACCGAGATGTAAAGCGAACACATCCAGACATGCCATTTTTCTCTGCCAAGTCTAACCAG GAATCTCTAAGGCGTATTCTCGTTATCTTTTCAAAATTAAACCCCAGCATAAGATACGTGCAAGGAATGAATGAAGTTTTGGCACCTCTATTTTATGTATTCAAGAATGACCCTGACTCAAGCAACTCA GCTTCAGCTGAAGCAGACACATACTTTTGCTTTGTTGAATTGTTGAGTGGCTTTAGAGACAATTATTGCAAGCATCTTGACAATAGCAGTGTGGGTATTCGGTCTACTCTTTCGAAGTTGTCTCAACTCTTGAAGCGACATGATGAAGAACTATGGCGTCATATGGAGGTCACTACCAAG GTGTACCCACAATATTATGCATTTAGATGGATCACATTACTTTTGACAATGGAGTTCAGCTTCAATGTATGTCTACATATCTGGGATGCTATCTTGGGTGATCCAGAAGGCCCACCG GACACCTTGCTGAGGATATGCTGTGCCATGCTCATCCTAGTCCGGAAGCGCCTCTTGGCTGGAGACTTCACCGCCAACATGCAGCTGCTGCAACACTATCCAGCAACTAACATTGATCACCTCCTCCACATTGCTAACCGGTTGAGAGGAACCGTAGCCAGCTAG
- the LOC133886361 gene encoding uncharacterized protein LOC133886361 — protein MSTSSSSLSSAAVLDNTIKKIAAAVRASFAPAPGLQVADATASAVADGAADKASAVARAVLAPLLDELLPRTSDATSPAVTPTVTLPPELTALLARLSVLASPASATSHMSHGAPGGPPPAALDDETLSALHAQAVAVLNVKAIVPVTLDLTGGNYSQWRGLFLVVLGKYALTEHMDYVVLAWLYGSISLELLQEVMSGTATARSVWRDLELLFHGNSERRIINLTVEFHAFSQGDLSIGDYCRRLKTIADTLADLGEPIADRTLVLQLIGGLSDRFDNLRSLLPMRSPFPTFTEARSLLLLDELTRGGTTQGTPAMAFVATSAGPACPQATTASNATGSTNSSNNSHNRRRGRGGSGGGGNSSGGCGSSSSTPAHGGGQGNLAQKTVWPTPYNPWTGSIQMWPGPMGHGPGLLGARPNYAGFTAPSHAPFAGAARAHFAGPSGFQAAAQPAIASQAGPAQYAAPPSMTPPTPHSVPAPAQYLWSGPSHWDPQVLASAYNTAVLTPPPSTEWYMDSGASAHMTSDAG, from the exons ATGtccacctcttcttcctccctctcctctgcgGCTGTGCTTGACAACACGATCAAGAAAATCGCCGCTGCGGTGCGCGCGTCCTTCGCCCCCGCCCCTGGCCTGCAGGTCGCCGACGCCACGGCCTCCGCCGTCGCGGACGGCGCCGCGGACAAAGCTTCTGCCGTGGCGCGCGCGGTTCTCGCTCCTCTCCTCGACGAACTGCTCCCACGCACCTCCGACGCCACGTCTCCCGCCGTCACGCCCACTGTGACGCTGCCGCCAGAACTCACGGCGCTCCTCGCCCGCTTGTCTGTCCTGGCCTCTCCGGCCAGCGCGACGAGCCATATGTCGCACGGGGCACCCGGCGGCCCCCCTCCCGCCGCGCTCGACGACGAGACCCTGTCCGCACTGCACGCACAGGCCGTGGCCGTCCTCAACGTCAAAGCGATCGTCCCCGTCACCCTTGACCTCACCGGCGGCAACTACTCTCAGTGGCGTGGCCTCTTCCTCGTTGTCCTCGGCAAGTATGCCCTCACGGAGCAT ATGGACTACGTCGTCCTCGCGTGGCTCTACGGCTCGATCTCCCTCGAGCTGCTTCAGGAGGTCATGTCCGGCACCGCGACGGCGAGATCGGTCTGGCGCGACCTCGAGCTTCTCTTCCACGGCAACAGCGAGCGCCGCATAATCAACCTGACGGTGGAGTTCCACGCGTTCTCCCAGGGCGACCTCTCCATCGGCGATTATTGTCGTCGACTCAAGACTATTGCCGACACGCTCGCCGATCTCGGCGAGCCCATCGCCGATCGGACCCTGGTGCTCCAGCTCATCGGTGGCTTGAGCGACAGATTCGATAATCTGCGCTCGCTGCTGCCCATGCGGTCCCCCTTCCCCACCTTCACGGAGGCCCGATCCCTGCTTCTCCTCGACGAGCTCACCCGCGGCGGTACGACCCAAGGCACGCCGGCGATGGCCTTCGTCGCGACCTCTGCCGGCCCCGCTTGTCCCCAAGCTACGACCGCCTCCAACGCTACCGGCTCCACCAACTCCTCCAACAACTCCCACAAccgccggcgcgggcgcggcggcagcggcggcgggggtAACAGCAGCGGCGGCTGCGGCTCATCCTCTTCGACGCCTGCGCACGGGGGTGGCCAGGGCAACTTAGCCCAAAAGACGGTCTGGCCCACTCCCTATAACCCCTGGACCGGCTCCATCCAAATGTGGCCGGGCCCGATGGGCCACGGTCCAGGTCTGCTCGGTGCACGGCCCAACTACGCAGGCTTCACCGCGCCGTCCCACGCGCCGTTCGCTGGGGCTGCGAGGGCGCACTTTGCTGGGCCGTCCGGCTTCCAGGCCGCGGCCCAGCCGGCTATTGCCTCCCAGGCAGGCCCAGCACAGTATGCAGCGCCCCCCTCCATGACGCCTCCTACGCCGCACTCCGTCCCGGCTCCGGCACAGTACCTGTGGTCTGGTCCCTCTCACTGGGACCCGCAGGTGCTCGCAAGCGCCTACAACACCGCCGTCCTGACTCCACCGCCATCAACTGAATGGTATATGGACTCGGGCGCCTCCGCTCATATGACATCGGATGCCG GCTAG
- the LOC133886363 gene encoding uncharacterized mitochondrial protein AtMg00810-like, translating into MDEEFTTLLSNRTWDLVPRPAGANVVTGKWIFHHKFQSDGSLDRYKARWVLRGFTQRPGVDFDETFSPVVKPATVCTVLSLAVSRDWPVHQLDVKNAFLHGTLQETVYCTQPSGFVDPTKPDLVCHLNKSLYGLKQAPRAWYSRFASYIITLGFTEAKSDTSLFIFRSGFDMVYLLLYVDDIVLTASSEALLHWTIQSLQSEFSMKDLGSLHHFLGISVTRSSTGLQLSQRQYCIEVLERAGMADCKPCTTPVDTNAKLSSTDGPFVADPTDYRSLAGALQYLTFTRPDISYAVQQVCLHMHDPREPHLAALKRILRYVRGTLDFGLHIRRSSPVDLVVYSDADWAGCPDTRKSTSGYAVFLGDNLVSWSSKRQHTVSRSSAEVEYRVVANAVAEACWLRQLLHELHSPPS; encoded by the coding sequence ATGGACGAGGAGTTCACGACACTCTTGTCCAACCGCACTTGGGATCTCGTCCCACGTCCGGCAGGTGCGAACGTCGTCACCGGCAAGTGGATCTTCCACCACAAGTTTCAGTCTGACGGCAGTCTCGACCGCTACAAGGCCCGATGGGTCTTACGCGGTTTCACTCAGCGTCCCGGGGTTGACTTCGACGAGACTTTCAGTCCGGTTGTTAAACCGGCCACTGTCTGCACAGTTCTGAGTCTCGCCGTCTCTCGCGATTGGCCTGTTCACCAGTTGGATGTCAAGAACGCATTCCTTCATGGCACTCTTCAGGAGACGGTTTATTGCACTCAGCCCTCCGGCTTCGTCGACCCAACCAAGCCTGACTTGGTGTGCCACCTCAACAAGTCCCTCTATGGACTTAAGCAGGCCCCTCGTGCATGGTACAGTCGCTTTGCCAGTTACATCATAACCCTTGGGTTTACAGAAGCCAAGTCAGATACTTCACTGTTCATCTTTCGAAGTGGCTTTGATATGGTGTACCTGCTGCTTTACGTGGATGACATTGTCCTCACTGCCTCCTCTGAGGCCCTACTCCACTGGACCATTCAGTCTCTACAGTCGGAGTTTTCGATGAAGGACCTGGGAAGCCTCCATCATTTTCTCGGCATCAGTGTCACTCGCAGTTCCACTGGTCTTCAGCTCAGTCAGCGTCAGTACTGCATCGAGGTTCTCGAGAGAGCTGGCATGGCTGATTGCAAGCCCTGCACTACGCCCGTTGACACCAATGCCAAGCTCTCCTCCACAGATGGTCCTTTTGTTGCTGACCCCACCGACTACCGCAGTCTTGCTGGTGCCTTGCAGTATCTGACGTTCACCCGCCCGGATATCTCCTATGCCGTGCAGCAGGTGTGTCTACATATGCATGACCCTCGGGAGCCGCACCTTGCCGCTCTCAAACGCATTCTTCGGTATGTTCGTGGCACTTTGGATTTTGGATTGCATATTCGTCGCTCCTCACCGGTTGATTTGGTTGTCTACTCGGATGCCGATTGGGCGGGTTGTCCTGACACGAGGAAATCCACTTCAGGTTATGCCGTGTTTCTGGGCGACAACCTTGTTTCTTGGTCCTCCAAGCGACAGCACACCGTCTCCCGGTCCAGCGCCGAAGTCGAGTACAGGGTCGTTGCCAATGCAGTCGCCGAAGCTTGTTGGCTTCGTCAGTTACTTCACGAGCTTCACTCTCCTCCGAGCTGA